CAGCGTGCTGCCGACGATCTTTGGTGAATCCACCGTCATGCGGGTCCTCGACCGGAGCGTTGTCGACCTGTCGCTCGATAATGTGGGCATGGACGAAGTCACGATCGCAAACTTCCGCAAAGCGATCGACCGCCCCAACGGGATTGTGTTGGTGACCGGTCCGACCGGTAGCGGCAAAACCACGACGCTGTACTCTTCGCTCAGCGAGCTAAACGATCCCAAAGAAAAGATCATCACGACCGAAGACCCCGTTGAATACGACATCGATGGCATCATCCAGATCCCGATCGATGCTGGTGCGGGGGTTACGTTTGCGTCCTGCCTCCGCGCAATCTTAAGGCAGGATCCGGACATCATCCTCGTCGGGGAAATCCGCGACCTCGAGACCGCCGAAATCGCCATTCAAGCGGCGTTGACCGGACACCTTGTCTTCAGCACCCTGCACACCAACGATGCCCCGAGCACCGTGACGCGATTGACGGACATGGGGATCCAGCCGTTCATGATCTGCGCGACTGTCGAAGCGATTCTAGCGCAACGATTGGTTCGCCGAATTTGCACGAAGTGCCGCGAGAAAACACGCGTCAGTACCGACCTATTGATGGAACTTGGACTGTCTCGCGAGGAAGTCGAAAAGCACGATTACTTCAAGGGTACAGGCTGCGAAAACTGTAACAACACTGGGTACAAAGGTCGGATTGCGTTGTTCGAGTTGATGGTGGTCAACGATGCGATTCGTGAAATGATCATGGCCAACGACAGCACCGATGAACTGCGTGACAAAGCGCAGGCTGACGGGATGATCACACTGCGAGACTACGGCATGGGCGTCGCCCGAGAAGGCGTCACCACGCTTGATGAAATTGTTCGTGAGACCGTCGTTGATGGCTAGCCGCAGAGCCGCTGCGGTTTGCTCTCTCAGCGACTAGCTCCAACGCCCAGTCGAAACGAAGCCCATTCACCTCCTTCCGATTCCAGAAACAGCTAGTAGCTAACCGCTAGTAGCTAATAGCTTAAAAACAAATAGCCAGAGCGAAGCGATGCCCATTTATACCTTCGAAGCGATGGACGCGACCGGACAAGAGATCCGGGACGAGATCGATGCAGCCAACGAGGATGAGGCGCAAACCACCATCCGCCAGATGGGATACTTCGTTACGAAGATCGCCGTCAAGAAACAGGCTGCGGGTGCGGCAGCGGCGCCGGGCGAACGCAAGAAACGTCCCTTCGCCATGGGCGGTGCCAAGACGAAACACATCTGCGCGTTCACCCGCCAGCTGTCCATTCTCCAAGACGCCGGCCTGCCGATCCTGCGCAGCTTGCGGATTCTCGAAAACAATCAGAAGGCGGGCAAGCTCAAGAATGCGTTGATGGATGTCTGTGACGAGATCGAAGGCGGGGCGACGCTCTCCGAAGCGATGGGGAAATGCCCCAAGGTCTTCAACCGCCTGTACGTCAACATGATTAAAGCCGGTGAGGCGGGCGGTGCACTGGAAACCATTCTCAACCGGCTCGCTGACTTCCTCGAAAGCGCCGAGTCGCTCAAGCGGAAAGTGAAGGGTGCGTTGATCTATCCTGTGATCGTGGTCACGGTCGCCGTGGCGATTCTGACGTTCATCATGATCATGATCGTCCCGACGTTCGAAAAGATGTTTGACGAGTTCGGACTGACACTGCCGGCACCCACGCAGCTGTTGATTGCGATGAGTAACTACGTCGGCAGCTACTGGTTCCTGTTGATCGCAATGCCGATCTGTGCGTTCATCCTGATCAAACTGATGCGGAAGTTCAAACATGGACGGATCGGGTTTGACATGTTCATCCTGCGTGTGCCGATTTTTGGCGCGCTGATTGAAAAGAACATTCTCGCGCGGACGACCCGAACGCTCGGCACGCTGATCAGTTCCGGGGTGCCGATCATGGAAGGATTGAACATCACGCGAGAGACCTCCGGCAATGCGATGTTCGAGAAACTGTACACGAAGGTCGCCGAGCAAATCCGGGAAGGGGAAGTCATCAGCAAGCCGTTGGCGGAGCACTCCGTGCTCGGTTTCCATCCCATGGCGGCCGTGTTCTGGGCGTTGTTCGGCTCGTTCCCCGGCATCATGGTCCTCAGCGTCGCGCTGACGAGTAAAGGCAGCAAGCTCGATAAGGATGGCATGGTGGAATCGCTCACATTCATGTCGCTCTACATGATCGGCGGCGGCATGGCGATGTGCATTCTTTTTTACCTGACCAAGATCAAAGGCCGCGTGGTCGATGACCTCGTCGTGAACATGGTCGACGTCGGGGAAGAGACCGGTGAACTCGACACCATGCTCTACAAAGTTGCCGATACCTACGACGAAGAAGTCCGCATCATGACGGACAGCCTCACGGCATTGATGGAGCCGATCATGATCGTGTTCCTGGGTTGTGCCGTGGGTTTCATTGTTATCTCCCTGTTCATGCCCCTCGTTCAACTCATTACCGGACTCAGTTAAGCCGACGGGCAATAGCCCCCCCGGTTTCCCAAATCCACGACATCAACCGACAGGCACTAACCCCAGTTCCAATCCACCACATCAGCCGACGGGCGCTAGCCCCGGTTTCCCCATCCACTACATCAACCAACGGGCACCAACCCCGGTTTCCCAATCCCCCTTCATCAGCCGGCGGGCGCTAGCCCCGGTTGCCACCCTCAACACGACCGGTTTCCACCCTCAACACGACCGGTTTCCACCCTCAACACGAAACGTTCCCGAAACCGGGGCTAGCGCCCGCCGGCTGATCCTACACTCGAAAGCTGGCGGCTCACCGACGACAGCTCACACGAAGAACCTGCTGCGAAGCGACCTTTTTTCTCCCTCAACCCAACCAACGTCCGATGATCACGTCACCCCAGCCATCCCGCAGCCAGCGGCATCCCGTAACCAGTGGTTTCACGCTTGTTGAAATTCTCGTCGTGATCGCGATCATCGGGATTCTGGCGGGCGTATTGATTCCGGCGATCTCCAATGCGCTCGGTCGGGCCAAGACATCGGCTCAGCGTCTCGAGATCAACGCTCTCGATCAAGCTGTCAAGGCATATGAGGCGAAGTACGGTGACTTCCCGCCCGATGGCAGCAGCCAAGCCGTGCTGAAGCGTCACATGGCAAAGCTATTTCCCCGTATGGCTGATCCAGACATTACGTTTCTCGATCGCTTAACCGACAACCGCACCGACAACACGACCGGCACATTCAGTGCCGCCGCGATGGATCGCTCTGAAGCGTTGGTGTTCTTCCTAGGTGGCTTCAGCAAAGACATCCAGCACCCACTTACTGGTCCAGGTGGCCCAATTGTCTTGATGACCGGTGGCACGCCTTCAGATATTACCGACTATCAATACAACGCGACGCGAGACAACGCGTTCTTTGATTTTGATACTGCGAGACTAACGATCAATCGCGCATCTGATACATCGCCCCTGCTTAGCAGCGACGAAGACTTACTCAACGTGGCAGACAACCTCCATGGCGGTAATGACATTTTACCTGCTTACCGTGCGATCGACGGCGGTGACGCTCCCATCGTTTACTTTGATTCACGCACCTATGGGGTGATTGCCACGGTGTCAGGAGTGAATACCTACAACGGCTATTTAGCGCCGTCGGTCGGCGCCGTGCGTCCGTATAAATCGGATCAAGCGATCCAACCGCCGCCGGCGGGGGGCGATTATGCGACAGAACAGTCGGCGTTCGCCGCAGTCAAGTTCCAGAACCCCAATACTTTTCAAATCATTTCGCCAGGCTCGGACTTGTTTTTCGGAAAATTGATTTCCATTGACGCAACCAATGCAGGCGCGTTGCCCGTGCACTTCACCAACTCCGGTGTCCCCGCTTGGCCCAACGCTAGTGCAACTACGTCCGGAGGCCTCGTGTTTACCAATGCCAATGTTGGCTCAAAAGGCTTTCAAGACAGTCAGTGGCCGGCCACCTACGTGGCTGATGAAAACATCAATGGCAACTTAGACAACGTCACCAATTTCACGGAATCCACACTGGGCAACGGACTTGAGTGATCTGCACCATCAACGAGATAGGGCCATGATTCGAACACCGAAGATTCGTTCTGGATTCACTTTAGTCGAGATCCTTGTCGTCATCGTCATCATTGGATTGATGGGCGGCATGGTATTGGCTGCAGTTCGTGGCGTGACCAATACGGCCCGGGCTTCGCGCACCCGGACCATCATCGCCGCCTGCGACAGTGTGATCCAAGAGCAATACGAGTCCTATAAATACCGACCGCTGCCGGTGGAGATACCGACGCTGCGTCAATCGCTGCGAACGGGTGAACTCAGTCGCGAAGTGCTCGCGACCGAAGCAGCTCGCGCACGGTTGGTGATGATGCGAGATCTGCAGCGGATGGAAATGCCCGATCGTCTGGTGGATTTCCTTTCGGTCGGAACATCCCCCACACCGTGTGTCGTCACTGCCGCTGCCAGCCCAGTGATGCTCGATGCGTCTAATAACATTGTGGGAATGCGTTCGAATCGCGGATCTCGCATGGCGTTGAACGTGGTGCACGACCAATCACCCAAAGTCAGCAACTACCTCGCCCGTTACAACGCCGCGCTGGCGCGAACTCCAACCCCGACGGCAGCGGAATTGAGAGCCAACGAGGGCGCCGAGTGCTTGTACATGATCATGGCGAATTCCTTTGTCGGTGGCAGTCCCGGAATCGCATCGATCCCGTCGTCGAATATTGGTGATACCGACGGCGATGGGCTGCCCGAAATCCTGGATGGATGGGGTGTGCCGTTGGCGTTCATTCGCTGGCCGATCGGGTACTTCGATCCATCGGGAACAGTGGACCCCAACGTCCCCGATGACTTTGATCTGTTTCGCGCTGACTTTGCGTACGCCGAGATGTATGACGCGTCGACTCCCAAGACCTCCGACGCCATCGACGTCAACAACGCCAACGCGGCGGTCAAACCTTGGGCGCTGCGCCCCCTGATCATTTCAGCGGGTGGTGATGGTTCCCTCGGCATCGCCACGGAACCCTACCCGTCAGCGGCAACTCCTCCCGCCACAAGCATTTCCTACTCTGACACCGCGTTTGCGATCCCCACCAACTCGGGTGGTGCAGCGGTCGGCGAAGGTTTCATGGGAGTTGAATTTGACGGCCGATCACAGATCAGCCCCTATCAGTTCCCCGACCCCTACCTCCGCCGTTTTCGGGAGATCAACCCCAATAGTTTGTTCCCCGGCCAAGCGTTGCTGGGCACCGACGCTGCCGAGTCCCGGGTCGATAACATCAGTAATCTTTCACTGCAGGCCACTCAATGATGATTGACTTTGCAATACACGGCAAAGCCGCTCCGCGGCGCGATCGCAATGGGTTCACGCTCGTTGAGTTGCTCGTCGTCATGGTGATCTTCTTGATCCTCGTCGCGATCGCGCTGCCGATCGTGAAGGGATTGATCAGTGACCAAAAAGCAACCCGCACGGCGCAGAACATCGAAGCATTCATGAATGCTGCCCGCAGCAGAGCGATCGCGGAGGGACGGACCGTGGGAGTGCGTTTCGAGCGATTGAGTGCCAGCAACTACGCTCGCTCAACCTGCCTGCGACTGCGCCAGCTCGTCGGAATTCCGGCTTACACAGGTGACGCGGCCGATGCCGTCGCCGCCTTGGCAGGCACGCCCGTCAATACCGCTGAGTTTGATACCTCCGACAGCCCGCTGCTGTATCTCAGCTCGCAAATATTGAACGACACGGTGACGCCGAGCAATGATCACCTGGCGCCGATCCAAATTGGCGATCTGTTGGAATTGCCCGGAGGACGGTCGGTACCGATTACGGGCATCGGCGCGGTAAGCGGCACGACCGTAACGATATCGTTCAATCTGGCAGAGAACGTTCCTGTTGACACCTCCACGGTTAACAGGTTTCCGCTTTCAGCCATCTCCAGCGCATCGGGTGGCAACGTGAAGTATCGGATCCACCGCAGTCCCATGCCGTCGTCAAGCACCGTGATGTCGCTGCCCCAGGGCATGGCAATCGATTTGAATTATTCGGGTATCGGTATCAAGGGTAGCCAGTTTGCCCCGGCGTTCTCGGGAGGTATCCGAGCGGTGGACATTCTGTTCAATGCCAGCGGCGCGGTCACGCAAGTCATCTATGACACAGCAAACACCCGGATTTACCCCACTGGTCTGATTTATTTCTGCGTCGGTGAGATTGATGGTGTGGCCAATCTCAACGGCGCTTCGGCAGCGGCCCGGGACAATCTTTTTTCTCAAGATCGAGCGTTGACGACCAACCTCATGAACCCGGATTCTTTGTGGGTGGTGGTGAACCCGGCCTCGGGCCGCGTCACGACCGTTCCCATGGCGAATCCGGGAACGATCCCCGCCGATCCGACGGACCCCACCACCGTCGCCTTCGCTGACGCGTTGGGACCGGCGAGATACTTCGCAACTCTCTCGGACACGGTGGCGGAATGATTATGAATATCACCATGAACAGCTTCCTCAAAATCAGCCGATCGGCGCTCGTGCCACAGGCCCTCAATTCCGCGGGGTCGGTAGGTCGGATGTTGTCCGCAGCAGATGTATCGGACTGCGCCCCGCGTCTGGGCGGGCGCCGCATGGTTAGCCCGCGTACCGGGATCACGCTCATCGAGGTCACCTTCGCCATCGGCGTGATTCTCATCGGGATGGTTGGACTGACGGCGATTTTGCCACTCGCGGGGCACCGGGCGCAAGACGCACTGGATTTTGACACGGCCGCAGCGATGTCTGACGGAGTGTTGAAGGAAGTGGTCGCGCGTAATTTGATCCGCGACGCCGCGCTCACCGGCGTGCAAAACCTCAGTTATTCCAGTGGGGGAAAAGAGTTCACGGTTATCCAACCTTTCTGCTTGGATCCGCTCCTGGCCGATAACACCG
This genomic window from Allorhodopirellula heiligendammensis contains:
- a CDS encoding GspE/PulE family protein, with translation MAPRRIGQILVDLGFLTDEQLQAVLDEQEQQPGALFGKVAESMQLVTDEQLIQALAEQMGMQTVSLEEAKIAPEVLEKISETMAQLYRCVPVKFDEAANSLTIATCDPQNLNIQDELRTFLGYDIRVVVATEHDIKQAITKHYDSEAESVEKLVAELAEDEDLRAAASILDQEKFNITDAAALADSAPVRKLLNMVLLLAIKDHASDIHFEPFEDEFRIRIKSEGVLYEMVPPPRHLAFAITTRVKVMADLDIAERRMPQDGRIELMVGGHPVDLRVSVLPTIFGESTVMRVLDRSVVDLSLDNVGMDEVTIANFRKAIDRPNGIVLVTGPTGSGKTTTLYSSLSELNDPKEKIITTEDPVEYDIDGIIQIPIDAGAGVTFASCLRAILRQDPDIILVGEIRDLETAEIAIQAALTGHLVFSTLHTNDAPSTVTRLTDMGIQPFMICATVEAILAQRLVRRICTKCREKTRVSTDLLMELGLSREEVEKHDYFKGTGCENCNNTGYKGRIALFELMVVNDAIREMIMANDSTDELRDKAQADGMITLRDYGMGVAREGVTTLDEIVRETVVDG
- a CDS encoding type II secretion system F family protein — translated: MPIYTFEAMDATGQEIRDEIDAANEDEAQTTIRQMGYFVTKIAVKKQAAGAAAAPGERKKRPFAMGGAKTKHICAFTRQLSILQDAGLPILRSLRILENNQKAGKLKNALMDVCDEIEGGATLSEAMGKCPKVFNRLYVNMIKAGEAGGALETILNRLADFLESAESLKRKVKGALIYPVIVVTVAVAILTFIMIMIVPTFEKMFDEFGLTLPAPTQLLIAMSNYVGSYWFLLIAMPICAFILIKLMRKFKHGRIGFDMFILRVPIFGALIEKNILARTTRTLGTLISSGVPIMEGLNITRETSGNAMFEKLYTKVAEQIREGEVISKPLAEHSVLGFHPMAAVFWALFGSFPGIMVLSVALTSKGSKLDKDGMVESLTFMSLYMIGGGMAMCILFYLTKIKGRVVDDLVVNMVDVGEETGELDTMLYKVADTYDEEVRIMTDSLTALMEPIMIVFLGCAVGFIVISLFMPLVQLITGLS
- a CDS encoding type II secretion system protein is translated as MITSPQPSRSQRHPVTSGFTLVEILVVIAIIGILAGVLIPAISNALGRAKTSAQRLEINALDQAVKAYEAKYGDFPPDGSSQAVLKRHMAKLFPRMADPDITFLDRLTDNRTDNTTGTFSAAAMDRSEALVFFLGGFSKDIQHPLTGPGGPIVLMTGGTPSDITDYQYNATRDNAFFDFDTARLTINRASDTSPLLSSDEDLLNVADNLHGGNDILPAYRAIDGGDAPIVYFDSRTYGVIATVSGVNTYNGYLAPSVGAVRPYKSDQAIQPPPAGGDYATEQSAFAAVKFQNPNTFQIISPGSDLFFGKLISIDATNAGALPVHFTNSGVPAWPNASATTSGGLVFTNANVGSKGFQDSQWPATYVADENINGNLDNVTNFTESTLGNGLE
- a CDS encoding prepilin-type N-terminal cleavage/methylation domain-containing protein, which codes for MIRTPKIRSGFTLVEILVVIVIIGLMGGMVLAAVRGVTNTARASRTRTIIAACDSVIQEQYESYKYRPLPVEIPTLRQSLRTGELSREVLATEAARARLVMMRDLQRMEMPDRLVDFLSVGTSPTPCVVTAAASPVMLDASNNIVGMRSNRGSRMALNVVHDQSPKVSNYLARYNAALARTPTPTAAELRANEGAECLYMIMANSFVGGSPGIASIPSSNIGDTDGDGLPEILDGWGVPLAFIRWPIGYFDPSGTVDPNVPDDFDLFRADFAYAEMYDASTPKTSDAIDVNNANAAVKPWALRPLIISAGGDGSLGIATEPYPSAATPPATSISYSDTAFAIPTNSGGAAVGEGFMGVEFDGRSQISPYQFPDPYLRRFREINPNSLFPGQALLGTDAAESRVDNISNLSLQATQ
- a CDS encoding prepilin-type N-terminal cleavage/methylation domain-containing protein, which translates into the protein MMIDFAIHGKAAPRRDRNGFTLVELLVVMVIFLILVAIALPIVKGLISDQKATRTAQNIEAFMNAARSRAIAEGRTVGVRFERLSASNYARSTCLRLRQLVGIPAYTGDAADAVAALAGTPVNTAEFDTSDSPLLYLSSQILNDTVTPSNDHLAPIQIGDLLELPGGRSVPITGIGAVSGTTVTISFNLAENVPVDTSTVNRFPLSAISSASGGNVKYRIHRSPMPSSSTVMSLPQGMAIDLNYSGIGIKGSQFAPAFSGGIRAVDILFNASGAVTQVIYDTANTRIYPTGLIYFCVGEIDGVANLNGASAAARDNLFSQDRALTTNLMNPDSLWVVVNPASGRVTTVPMANPGTIPADPTDPTTVAFADALGPARYFATLSDTVAE